The Rhododendron vialii isolate Sample 1 chromosome 6a, ASM3025357v1 genome includes a window with the following:
- the LOC131330752 gene encoding uncharacterized protein LOC131330752 codes for METVTLFVDNIPEQKDQMWLKRAFNKFGEVKDVFIPLKRSKSTGNKFGFVRYDCYEAANRAISRMNGVWVEKERLFVKEASFRINELKSTVKHLRPPLQKEKGIWQGVNPIQRYGNEVQKEDSRAEFYGGLGGINKSFAQALKGESSKAGPDQKNFLKIK; via the coding sequence ATGGAAACTGTCACATTATTTGTTGATAATATTCCGGAGCAGAAGGATCAGATGTGGTTAAAGCGAGCTTTTAACAAGTTTGGGGAAGTTAAGGATGTATTTATACCTCTGAAAAGAAGCAAGAGTACAGGCAACAAATTTGGTTTCGTCAGGTATGATTGCTATGAGGCAGCCAACAGGGCAATATCAAGAATGAATGGAGTTTGGGTGGAGAAGGAGAGGCTTTTTGTTAAAGAAGCCAGTTTCAGAATCAATGAATTGAAGTCTACGGTGAAACATCTCAGGCCTCCATTACAGAAGGAGAAAGGAATCTGGCAAGGTGTGAATCCAATTCAAAGATATGGTAATGAGGTGCAGAAGGAGGATAGTAGGGCTGAGTTCTATGGTGGTCTCGGTGGAATAAATAAATCTTTCGCTCAAGCTCTCAAAGGGGAATCATCAAAAGCAGGGCCTGatcaaaagaattttttaaaaatcaaatag